A portion of the Streptomyces erythrochromogenes genome contains these proteins:
- a CDS encoding 4-(cytidine 5'-diphospho)-2-C-methyl-D-erythritol kinase — MSTRPESTRTTPVTVRVPAKVNVQLAVGAARPDGFHGLANVFLAVSLFDEVTATPADALTVTCEGPDADKVPLDRTNLAARAAEILAARRGLAPLVHLHIAKRIPVAGGMAGGSADGAAALLACDTLWGLDTPREELLDICAELGSDVPFSLVGGAALGTGRGEVLTPVTAGTFHWVFAVADGGLSTPAVFREFDRLTADVVVPEPQASPALLAALASGDPDALAATLANDLQPAALSLRPSLQATLDAGLGAGALAALVSGSGPTTAFLAADEEAAAKVAAALNASGTCRATHTASSPAPGATVLPS; from the coding sequence GTGAGCACGCGCCCCGAGAGCACGCGCACCACGCCCGTCACCGTACGGGTCCCCGCGAAGGTCAACGTCCAGCTGGCGGTGGGCGCGGCCCGCCCCGACGGCTTCCACGGCCTGGCCAACGTCTTCCTCGCCGTCTCCCTCTTCGACGAGGTGACGGCGACCCCGGCCGACGCGCTGACGGTGACCTGCGAGGGCCCGGACGCCGACAAGGTCCCGCTGGACCGCACCAACCTCGCGGCGCGGGCGGCCGAGATCCTCGCCGCCCGGCGCGGCCTCGCCCCCCTGGTCCACCTGCACATCGCCAAGCGCATCCCGGTCGCGGGCGGCATGGCCGGCGGCAGCGCCGACGGCGCCGCGGCCCTGCTCGCCTGCGACACCCTGTGGGGCCTGGACACCCCGCGCGAGGAACTCCTCGACATCTGCGCGGAGCTCGGCAGCGACGTCCCCTTCAGCCTCGTCGGCGGCGCCGCGCTCGGCACCGGCCGCGGCGAGGTCCTCACCCCGGTGACCGCCGGCACCTTCCACTGGGTGTTCGCGGTGGCCGACGGCGGCCTGTCCACCCCGGCCGTCTTCCGCGAGTTCGACCGCCTCACCGCCGACGTGGTGGTCCCGGAGCCGCAGGCCTCCCCGGCCCTCCTCGCCGCCCTCGCCTCCGGCGACCCGGACGCCCTGGCCGCCACCCTGGCCAACGACCTCCAGCCGGCCGCCCTCTCGCTGCGGCCGTCCCTGCAGGCGACGCTGGACGCGGGCCTCGGCGCCGGCGCCCTCGCCGCCCTGGTCTCCGGCTCGGGCCCCACCACGGCCTTCCTCGCCGCGGACGAGGAAGCCGCCGCCAAGGTCGCCGCCGCCCTCAACGCCTCGGGCACCTGCCGCGCCACCCACACGGCCTCGTCCCCCGCCCCGGGCGCCACGGTCCTGCCGTCCTGA
- a CDS encoding acyltransferase family protein: MTVSARDMAAATPAGRDRYVDLLRVASLGTVIAGHWLMAAVSSDGIGNLLALVPALQVLTWGLQIMPVFFFVGGFSHALSYRSLARRTEGSVYAAFLRARLRRLLRPTLAFVLVWAAVAFAVQLAGRGDGPLTGAALRLVTQPLWFIGIYLAMVAFTPPLLKLHERHGWAAFAALAGAAALVDVLRFALGVPYVEFLNFALVWLAVHQLGFLRADGRIRRPAVLAATGLAGAALLVACGPYPLSMVGMPGEKVSNMAPPTLALLCHGLWLVGAVQLAARPVGAWLERPRVWRAVVTANGVAMTAFLWHLTAMLAVYGAQLALGMDLPAPATAAWWAQVPVRILAAAALTGVFVALLRRFEAPAPARPADPAGTTAGPVAALGITLCLLGVLGLSMTGLGGLLDGHSATLIAVPVTAPAAIAMALGGAWLVERSAPARRVRLRG, from the coding sequence ATGACAGTCAGCGCACGCGACATGGCCGCCGCCACCCCCGCCGGCCGCGACCGGTACGTCGACCTGCTGCGCGTCGCCTCGCTCGGCACCGTCATCGCCGGGCACTGGCTGATGGCCGCGGTCAGCAGCGACGGCATAGGGAACCTGCTCGCCCTCGTGCCCGCCCTCCAGGTCCTCACCTGGGGGCTGCAGATCATGCCCGTCTTCTTCTTCGTCGGAGGCTTCTCGCACGCCCTCTCCTACCGCTCCCTGGCCCGCCGCACCGAAGGCTCCGTCTACGCCGCCTTCCTGCGGGCCCGGTTGCGCCGACTGCTGCGCCCCACCCTCGCCTTCGTCCTGGTGTGGGCAGCCGTCGCGTTCGCCGTGCAGCTCGCCGGCCGCGGTGACGGCCCGCTGACCGGCGCCGCCCTGCGGCTGGTCACCCAGCCTCTGTGGTTCATCGGGATCTACCTGGCCATGGTCGCCTTCACCCCGCCGCTGCTGAAGCTCCACGAACGCCACGGCTGGGCGGCCTTCGCCGCGCTCGCCGGCGCCGCCGCACTGGTCGACGTACTGCGCTTCGCGCTCGGCGTCCCCTACGTGGAGTTCCTGAACTTCGCCCTCGTATGGCTCGCCGTCCACCAGCTCGGCTTCCTGCGCGCCGACGGGCGCATCCGCCGGCCCGCCGTCCTCGCCGCCACCGGCCTCGCCGGGGCCGCGCTGCTGGTCGCCTGCGGCCCGTACCCGCTGTCCATGGTCGGGATGCCCGGCGAGAAGGTCTCCAACATGGCCCCGCCCACCCTGGCCCTGCTCTGCCACGGCCTGTGGCTCGTCGGCGCCGTGCAGCTCGCCGCCCGGCCCGTCGGCGCGTGGCTGGAGCGCCCCCGCGTGTGGCGTGCGGTCGTCACCGCCAACGGGGTCGCCATGACCGCCTTCCTCTGGCACCTCACCGCCATGCTCGCCGTGTACGGGGCCCAGCTCGCCCTCGGCATGGACCTGCCGGCACCCGCCACCGCCGCCTGGTGGGCGCAGGTCCCCGTACGGATCCTCGCCGCGGCCGCGCTGACCGGCGTGTTCGTCGCCCTCCTGCGCCGCTTCGAGGCCCCCGCGCCCGCCCGCCCGGCCGACCCCGCGGGAACGACCGCCGGCCCCGTCGCCGCCCTCGGGATCACCCTGTGCCTCCTGGGCGTCCTCGGCCTGTCCATGACCGGGCTCGGCGGCCTCCTCGACGGCCACAGCGCCACGCTCATCGCCGTCCCGGTCACCGCACCCGCCGCGATCGCCATGGCACTGGGAGGCGCCTGGCTGGTGGAACGGTCAGCCCCGGCCCGGAGGGTTAGGCTGAGGGGCTGA
- a CDS encoding ABC-F family ATP-binding cassette domain-containing protein, giving the protein MAVNLVNVEAVSKVYGTRTLLDGISLGVSEGDRIGVVGRNGDGKTTLIRMLAKLEEPDSGRVTQSGGLRMGVLTQHDSLDPAATVRHEIIGDMADHEWAGNSKIRDVLTGLFGGLDLPGFNQGLDTVIGPLSGGERRRIALAKLLIADQDLLILDEPTNHLDVEGISWLAGHLQTRRSALVCVTHDRWFLDQVCTRMWDVQRGDVFEYEGGYSDYVFARAERERIAATEETKRQNLMRKELAWLRRGAPARTSKPRYRIEAANELIADVPPPRDKSELMRFANARLGKTVFDLEDVTVQAGPKTLLKHLTWHLGPGDRVGLVGVNGAGKTSLLRALAEAARTQGDTQPAAGQVIVGKTVKLAYLSQEVGELDPSLRVLEAVQRVRDRVDLGKGREMTAGQLCEQFGFTKEKQWTPVGDLSGGERRRLQILRLLMDEPNVLFLDEPTNDLDIETLTQLEDLLDGWPGSMIVISHDRFFIERTTDTVMALLGDASLRMLPRGLDEYLERRQRMIEAAAPAPAPAAAAAKSTSSGDSRAAKKELQKIERQLNKLADREGNLHAQIAEHSTDYDKVAKLDAELRELLADRDELEMRWLELAEES; this is encoded by the coding sequence ATGGCCGTCAATCTGGTCAATGTCGAGGCAGTCAGCAAGGTGTACGGCACACGTACCCTGCTGGACGGTATCTCCCTCGGCGTGTCCGAGGGGGACCGGATCGGCGTCGTCGGCCGCAACGGCGACGGCAAGACCACCCTCATCCGGATGCTCGCCAAGCTGGAGGAGCCCGACAGCGGACGCGTCACCCAGTCCGGCGGCCTGCGCATGGGCGTCCTCACCCAGCACGACTCCCTCGACCCCGCGGCGACCGTCCGCCACGAGATCATCGGCGACATGGCCGACCACGAGTGGGCCGGCAACTCCAAGATCCGCGACGTCCTCACCGGACTCTTCGGCGGCCTCGACCTGCCCGGCTTCAACCAGGGCCTCGACACCGTCATCGGCCCGCTCTCCGGCGGCGAGCGCCGCCGCATCGCCCTCGCCAAGCTCCTCATCGCCGACCAGGACCTCCTGATCCTCGACGAGCCCACCAACCACCTCGACGTCGAGGGCATCTCCTGGCTGGCCGGCCACCTCCAGACGCGCCGCTCCGCACTCGTCTGCGTCACCCACGACCGCTGGTTCCTCGACCAGGTCTGCACCCGCATGTGGGACGTCCAGCGCGGCGACGTCTTCGAGTACGAGGGCGGCTACAGCGACTACGTCTTCGCCCGCGCCGAGCGCGAACGCATCGCCGCCACCGAGGAGACCAAGCGCCAGAACCTGATGCGCAAGGAGCTCGCCTGGCTGCGCCGCGGCGCCCCCGCCCGCACCTCCAAGCCGCGCTACCGCATCGAGGCCGCCAACGAGCTCATCGCCGACGTGCCGCCGCCGCGCGACAAGTCCGAGCTGATGCGCTTCGCCAACGCCCGCCTCGGCAAGACCGTCTTCGACCTCGAGGACGTCACCGTCCAGGCCGGCCCCAAGACCCTCCTCAAGCACCTCACCTGGCACCTGGGCCCCGGCGACCGCGTCGGCCTCGTCGGCGTCAACGGCGCCGGCAAGACCTCCCTGCTGCGCGCCCTCGCCGAGGCCGCCCGCACCCAGGGCGACACCCAGCCCGCCGCGGGCCAGGTCATCGTCGGCAAGACCGTAAAGCTGGCCTACCTCTCCCAGGAGGTCGGCGAACTCGACCCGTCCCTGCGGGTCCTGGAGGCCGTCCAGCGCGTCCGCGACCGCGTCGACCTCGGCAAGGGCCGCGAGATGACGGCGGGCCAGCTCTGCGAGCAGTTCGGCTTCACCAAGGAGAAGCAGTGGACGCCGGTCGGCGACCTCTCCGGCGGCGAGCGGCGCCGACTGCAGATCCTGCGCCTGCTGATGGACGAGCCCAACGTCCTCTTCCTCGACGAGCCCACCAACGACCTCGACATCGAGACCCTGACCCAGCTGGAGGACCTCCTCGACGGCTGGCCCGGCTCGATGATCGTGATCTCCCACGACCGGTTCTTCATCGAGCGCACCACCGACACCGTGATGGCGCTGCTCGGCGACGCGAGCCTGCGCATGCTGCCGCGCGGTCTGGACGAGTACCTGGAACGCCGGCAGCGGATGATCGAGGCGGCCGCCCCGGCGCCCGCACCGGCCGCCGCCGCGGCGAAGTCCACCTCGTCGGGCGACTCGCGCGCCGCGAAGAAGGAGCTCCAGAAGATCGAGCGGCAGCTGAACAAGCTCGCCGACCGCGAGGGGAACCTGCACGCGCAGATCGCCGAGCACTCCACCGACTACGACAAGGTGGCCAAGCTCGACGCGGAACTGCGCGAACTTCTCGCCGACCGCGACGAATTGGAGATGCGCTGGCTGGAGCTGGCCGAGGAGTCCTAG
- a CDS encoding outer membrane protein assembly factor BamB family protein, giving the protein MTEPPQPPNQPPTPSGYGHLPGPPQQSYGYPQQGANPYAGAPAYPQQPGHAPQPPTVPAYPAHGLQPPAPGAPGMPPKKKTALLIAGAVAAALVLGGAGYLAFGSGGEDPKEPVAQESGDAKPSGSPSVDKGDGSGPGGNQQTDLNAGRKQGEDKVLWLKTTKIDGPGAGVATRGQWVVGDTVAKTVGKTIKGYAVADGKEKWTITLPADICGMTKRTTDDGKTVVMYADGPSETANCNQIKLIDLKAGKEGWTKEVAKESAFDVFLDPSLALIGDTVTVNRLTRATAFRISDGEKLFASPAEGCVPGAYAAGNGKMIGVATCFDKDSTVEVQDADPVTGKKTWTYRLPKGWKVARVYGLDPIVLHLTNTSTKESSIVVLGPDGKQRTTLSGEGNFSAECSESHDDSLQGCATAVVDAGALYLPTKVDLGKANEIVAFDLNTGKAKWRVPAGEGRTLEPLKAANGQLIAYRKAEPNQGGEVVSIPADGSTPTALLRHPSGPSAPIESSFYSPEVDYSDGRFFISTTRLLAQDKDEKLLMVFGK; this is encoded by the coding sequence ATGACCGAGCCGCCCCAGCCGCCGAACCAGCCGCCGACACCTTCCGGTTACGGACACCTCCCCGGGCCCCCGCAGCAGTCCTACGGGTATCCGCAGCAGGGCGCGAACCCGTACGCGGGGGCGCCCGCGTACCCCCAGCAGCCCGGCCACGCGCCGCAGCCGCCCACCGTCCCGGCGTACCCGGCGCACGGCCTGCAGCCGCCCGCGCCCGGCGCACCCGGAATGCCGCCGAAGAAGAAGACGGCCCTGCTCATCGCCGGCGCGGTCGCCGCCGCCCTCGTGCTCGGCGGCGCCGGCTACCTGGCCTTCGGCTCCGGCGGTGAGGACCCGAAGGAGCCCGTCGCCCAGGAGTCCGGCGACGCGAAGCCCTCCGGCTCCCCGTCCGTGGACAAGGGCGACGGCAGCGGCCCCGGCGGCAACCAGCAGACCGACCTCAACGCCGGCCGCAAGCAGGGCGAGGACAAGGTCCTCTGGCTCAAGACCACCAAGATCGACGGCCCGGGCGCCGGAGTGGCCACCCGTGGCCAGTGGGTCGTGGGCGACACCGTCGCCAAGACCGTCGGCAAGACGATCAAGGGCTACGCGGTCGCCGACGGCAAGGAGAAGTGGACGATCACCTTGCCTGCCGACATCTGCGGCATGACCAAGCGGACCACCGACGACGGCAAGACCGTCGTCATGTACGCGGACGGCCCTTCGGAGACCGCCAACTGCAACCAGATCAAGCTGATCGACCTCAAGGCGGGCAAGGAGGGCTGGACGAAGGAGGTGGCCAAGGAGAGCGCCTTCGACGTGTTCCTCGACCCCAGCCTGGCCCTGATCGGGGACACCGTCACCGTCAACCGGCTCACCCGCGCCACCGCCTTCAGGATCAGCGACGGCGAGAAGCTCTTCGCCAGCCCCGCCGAGGGCTGTGTGCCCGGCGCCTACGCCGCAGGCAACGGCAAGATGATCGGCGTCGCCACCTGCTTCGACAAGGACAGCACCGTCGAGGTCCAGGACGCCGACCCGGTCACCGGCAAGAAGACGTGGACCTACCGGCTTCCCAAGGGCTGGAAGGTCGCCCGGGTCTACGGCCTCGACCCGATCGTCCTCCACCTCACGAACACCTCCACCAAGGAGAGCTCCATCGTGGTCCTCGGACCCGACGGCAAGCAGCGCACCACGCTCTCCGGCGAGGGCAACTTCTCGGCCGAGTGCAGCGAGAGCCACGACGACTCCCTCCAGGGCTGCGCCACCGCCGTCGTCGACGCGGGCGCCCTCTACCTGCCCACCAAGGTGGACCTCGGCAAGGCCAACGAGATCGTCGCCTTCGACCTGAACACCGGCAAGGCCAAGTGGCGCGTGCCGGCGGGCGAGGGCCGCACCCTGGAGCCGCTCAAGGCCGCGAACGGGCAGCTCATCGCCTACCGCAAGGCCGAACCCAACCAGGGCGGCGAGGTCGTCTCGATCCCCGCCGACGGCAGCACCCCGACCGCACTCCTGCGCCACCCGTCGGGCCCCTCCGCGCCGATCGAGAGCTCCTTCTACTCCCCGGAGGTCGACTACTCCGACGGGCGCTTCTTCATCTCCACGACCCGCCTGCTCGCCCAGGACAAGGACGAGAAGCTCCTGATGGTCTTCGGCAAGTGA
- a CDS encoding outer membrane protein assembly factor BamB family protein: MSTPPPPSQPPSGGFGAPQDPPPGGFGAPTPPAGPPSPPPGPPAAAPQPPAGQPAYGYPQPDPGYGYPQQPAGPAQYGAPLPPAQPPAGGGGGDKRTQLMIVGAALLAIVLIVGGGLWYASGDGDGGTTAQSDPSASPGGDKNQASAPGTEKVPGNPKSKTLYNQPAPAVTDIVSVNGSWLTDTTYVKSDVSKVVGYNLVDGGKKWEVPLTGEICGATHHVSENKTAVLFRPAQPTAENKYPPCTEVGVIDLEAGKLAWSGSVKSANGGDKPVHFSEVTLSGMTVAAAGVSGGGAAWNLADGKNLWQPKVDGESCRDTGYAGGEALGVIRKCGQHPNYTLNAQILDPATGAPIASYKLSQGIEYAHIVSTKPFVVAADVGDNAKGGKGVSDLFVVDPKGELKARIPLAAGTFAAKCASTDVEKCANMVVGNGKIYVPSAEHQGQSPTGRTNELLSFDLETGKQTTDRADAGERYTMYPLRMDGSNIIAYKVPPYDKGGQIVSIDGKTMKETLLMENPADKDIRRAETSFSPEFSSELRYRGGKLFMSKQNVSKPYSTDPEYLFVSFTAS; this comes from the coding sequence ATGAGTACCCCGCCGCCCCCCAGCCAGCCGCCGTCCGGCGGCTTCGGAGCGCCGCAGGATCCCCCGCCGGGCGGGTTCGGAGCGCCCACGCCGCCCGCCGGACCGCCCTCGCCGCCGCCCGGACCGCCCGCCGCAGCCCCGCAGCCGCCGGCCGGGCAACCCGCGTACGGCTACCCGCAGCCCGACCCCGGCTACGGCTACCCGCAGCAGCCCGCCGGGCCCGCCCAGTACGGCGCGCCCCTGCCCCCCGCCCAGCCCCCGGCCGGCGGTGGCGGCGGGGACAAGCGCACCCAGCTGATGATCGTCGGCGCGGCCCTCCTGGCCATCGTCCTCATCGTCGGCGGCGGCCTCTGGTACGCCTCCGGCGACGGCGACGGCGGGACCACCGCGCAGAGCGACCCCAGCGCCTCCCCGGGCGGCGACAAGAACCAGGCCTCCGCGCCCGGCACCGAGAAGGTCCCCGGCAACCCCAAGTCGAAGACCCTCTACAACCAGCCGGCCCCCGCCGTCACCGACATCGTGTCCGTCAACGGCTCCTGGCTGACCGACACCACCTACGTCAAGTCAGACGTGTCGAAGGTCGTCGGCTACAACCTCGTCGACGGCGGCAAGAAGTGGGAGGTCCCGCTCACGGGCGAGATCTGCGGCGCCACGCACCACGTCAGCGAGAACAAGACCGCAGTCCTCTTCCGGCCCGCCCAGCCCACGGCCGAGAACAAGTACCCGCCGTGCACCGAGGTCGGCGTCATCGACCTGGAGGCCGGCAAGCTCGCCTGGTCCGGCAGCGTCAAGAGCGCCAACGGCGGGGACAAGCCCGTCCACTTCTCCGAGGTCACCCTCAGCGGCATGACCGTCGCCGCGGCCGGCGTCTCCGGCGGCGGCGCCGCCTGGAACCTCGCCGACGGCAAGAACCTCTGGCAGCCCAAGGTCGACGGCGAGAGCTGCCGCGACACCGGCTACGCCGGAGGCGAGGCCCTCGGCGTCATCCGCAAGTGCGGCCAGCACCCCAACTACACCCTGAACGCGCAGATCCTCGACCCCGCCACGGGCGCGCCCATCGCCTCGTACAAGCTCTCCCAGGGCATCGAGTACGCGCACATCGTCTCCACCAAGCCCTTCGTGGTGGCGGCCGACGTCGGCGACAACGCCAAGGGCGGCAAGGGCGTCAGCGACCTGTTCGTCGTCGACCCCAAGGGCGAGCTGAAGGCGCGCATCCCGCTCGCCGCCGGCACCTTCGCCGCCAAGTGCGCCTCCACCGACGTCGAGAAGTGCGCGAACATGGTCGTCGGCAACGGCAAGATCTACGTGCCCTCCGCCGAGCACCAGGGCCAGTCCCCGACCGGCCGCACCAACGAGCTGCTCTCCTTCGACCTGGAGACCGGCAAGCAGACCACCGACCGCGCCGACGCGGGCGAGCGGTACACCATGTACCCGCTGCGCATGGACGGGTCGAACATCATCGCCTACAAGGTCCCCCCGTACGACAAGGGCGGCCAGATCGTCAGCATCGACGGCAAGACGATGAAGGAGACCCTCCTCATGGAGAACCCCGCCGACAAGGACATCCGGCGCGCCGAGACCTCCTTCTCGCCCGAGTTCTCCTCCGAGCTGCGCTACCGGGGCGGCAAGCTCTTCATGTCCAAGCAGAACGTCAGCAAGCCGTACTCGACCGACCCGGAATACCTGTTCGTCTCGTTCACCGCGAGCTGA
- a CDS encoding response regulator transcription factor: protein MGVRVVVVDDHRLLAEALASALKLRGHRVLAAAAPAAGAAELVISRAPEVCLLGTATPAEPGVFEPVARIKRERPQIAVVVLGPVPSPRGIAAAFAAGACGYVRQDERIEGVERALAKARAGEAAIAPQLLQGAFAELLNPAVQPDDEAGRLLRLLTPREVEVLVRVAEGEDTRLIAAGMAIAPSTARTHVQRVLMKLGVGSRLEAAALAARTGLLDRALPAPSSTATQG, encoded by the coding sequence ATGGGCGTACGCGTCGTGGTGGTCGACGACCACCGGCTGCTGGCCGAGGCACTGGCCTCTGCCCTGAAACTGCGCGGCCACCGGGTACTGGCGGCCGCGGCCCCGGCGGCCGGAGCCGCCGAGCTCGTCATCAGCCGCGCCCCGGAGGTCTGCCTCCTGGGCACCGCCACCCCCGCCGAGCCCGGGGTCTTCGAGCCCGTCGCCCGCATCAAGCGGGAGCGCCCCCAGATCGCCGTGGTCGTCCTCGGCCCGGTGCCCAGCCCGCGCGGTATCGCCGCCGCCTTCGCCGCCGGCGCCTGCGGATACGTACGCCAGGACGAGCGCATCGAGGGCGTGGAGCGGGCGCTGGCCAAGGCGAGGGCGGGAGAGGCGGCGATCGCCCCGCAACTGCTCCAGGGGGCCTTCGCGGAGCTCCTGAACCCCGCGGTCCAGCCCGACGACGAAGCCGGCCGGCTGCTGCGGCTGCTCACCCCGCGCGAGGTGGAGGTGCTGGTGCGGGTCGCCGAGGGCGAGGACACCCGGCTGATCGCCGCCGGCATGGCGATCGCCCCCAGCACCGCCCGTACGCACGTACAGCGGGTCCTGATGAAGCTGGGCGTCGGATCGCGGCTGGAGGCGGCCGCGCTGGCCGCCCGTACCGGCCTGCTCGACCGGGCCCTGCCCGCGCCGTCGTCCACCGCGACGCAGGGCTGA
- the galE gene encoding UDP-glucose 4-epimerase GalE has protein sequence MSKYLVTGGAGYVGSVVAAHLLEAGHEVTVLDDLSTGFRVGVPAGATFVEGRIQDAARHIDPSYDAVLHFAASSQVGESVVNPGKYWENNVGGTLALLAAMREAGVRRLVFSSTAATYGEPTEGLLTEASVTAPTNPYGASKLAVDHMIAGECVAHGLAAVSLRYFNVAGAYGEFGERHSPETHLIPLVLQVALGERESISVFGEDYPTPDGTCVRDYIHVADLAEAHLAALRAATAGEHLICNLGNGSGFSVREVIETVRKVTGREIPEVVAPRRAGDPAMLVASARTAHERLGWTPNRPDLTGIIQDAWNFARNHTS, from the coding sequence GTGAGCAAGTACCTGGTAACCGGTGGCGCCGGATATGTCGGCAGCGTGGTCGCGGCCCACCTCCTGGAGGCCGGCCACGAGGTCACCGTCCTCGACGACCTCAGCACGGGCTTCCGCGTGGGCGTCCCCGCCGGCGCCACCTTCGTCGAGGGCCGGATCCAGGACGCCGCCCGCCACATCGACCCCTCCTACGACGCGGTGCTCCACTTCGCGGCCTCCTCGCAGGTCGGCGAGTCCGTCGTGAACCCGGGCAAGTACTGGGAGAACAACGTCGGCGGCACCCTCGCCCTGCTGGCCGCGATGCGCGAGGCCGGCGTGCGCCGCCTCGTCTTCTCCTCCACCGCCGCCACCTACGGCGAGCCGACCGAGGGCCTGCTCACCGAGGCCTCGGTGACCGCGCCGACCAACCCGTACGGCGCCTCCAAGCTCGCCGTCGACCACATGATCGCGGGCGAGTGCGTGGCGCACGGTCTGGCCGCGGTGTCCCTGCGCTACTTCAACGTGGCCGGTGCCTACGGCGAGTTCGGCGAGCGGCACAGCCCCGAGACGCACCTGATCCCGCTGGTCCTCCAGGTCGCGCTCGGCGAGCGCGAGTCGATCTCGGTGTTCGGCGAGGACTACCCGACCCCGGACGGCACCTGCGTACGCGACTACATCCACGTGGCCGACCTCGCGGAGGCCCACCTGGCCGCCCTGCGCGCCGCCACCGCCGGGGAGCACCTGATCTGCAACCTGGGCAACGGCAGCGGGTTCTCGGTCCGCGAGGTCATCGAGACCGTCCGCAAGGTCACCGGCCGCGAGATCCCCGAGGTGGTCGCCCCGCGCCGGGCCGGCGACCCGGCCATGCTCGTCGCCTCCGCCCGCACGGCCCACGAGCGCCTCGGCTGGACCCCGAACCGCCCGGACCTGACCGGCATCATCCAGGACGCGTGGAACTTCGCCCGCAACCACACCTCCTGA
- a CDS encoding response regulator transcription factor codes for MVRIRVLVVDDHRIFAESLAAALAAEPDVDVSAAGSGPAALRCLERAVAEGRRFDVLLVDADLGTVAGAVPAQREPGAGPPPSGPDGIALVAGVRVAHPGVRTVVLAERDDPRRAALALQAGASGWVAKDCSLSRLLAVVRGVLREETHLPPALLTGVLRELTAARKHRTDSERLVESLTPREHEVLRCMVAGLGRKDVAARLFLSPHTVRTHMQNVLGKLGVHSTLAAVALARRAGVRPADLAGDVVERSGQLA; via the coding sequence GTGGTTCGTATCCGGGTTCTCGTCGTCGACGATCACCGCATCTTCGCCGAATCGCTCGCAGCCGCGCTCGCGGCCGAGCCGGACGTGGACGTGTCCGCGGCCGGCAGCGGCCCCGCCGCGCTGCGCTGCCTCGAACGCGCGGTGGCCGAGGGCCGCCGCTTCGACGTCCTGCTGGTCGACGCCGATCTCGGCACGGTCGCCGGGGCCGTGCCCGCCCAGCGGGAGCCGGGGGCGGGGCCGCCCCCGTCCGGCCCCGACGGGATCGCGCTGGTGGCCGGGGTACGGGTGGCCCACCCCGGGGTCCGTACGGTCGTCCTCGCCGAGCGCGACGACCCGCGCCGGGCCGCTCTCGCCCTGCAGGCGGGGGCCTCGGGCTGGGTGGCCAAGGACTGCTCGCTGTCGCGGCTGCTGGCCGTCGTCCGAGGGGTCCTGCGGGAGGAGACCCACCTCCCGCCCGCACTGCTCACCGGGGTACTCCGGGAGCTGACCGCGGCGCGCAAGCACCGCACCGACAGCGAACGGCTCGTGGAGTCCCTCACCCCGCGCGAACACGAGGTGCTGCGCTGCATGGTGGCGGGGCTGGGCCGCAAGGACGTGGCGGCGCGGCTGTTCCTGTCCCCGCACACGGTCCGCACCCACATGCAGAACGTGCTGGGCAAGCTCGGAGTGCACTCCACGCTGGCCGCGGTGGCGCTGGCCCGGCGGGCCGGCGTACGACCCGCCGACCTAGCCGGGGATGTTGTCGAACGGAGCGGTCAACTGGCGTAG
- a CDS encoding MarR family winged helix-turn-helix transcriptional regulator — MEDEVDRLVAAWRRERPDLDVEPLEVLSRVSRLARHLDRARRLAFSEHGLEPWEFDVLTSLRRAGAPYQLSPGQLLTQTLVTSGTMTNRIDRLAKKGLVERLPDPSDRRGVLVRLTPEGRDRADQALAGLLAQERAILAQLSQSQRGDLAGLLRQLTAPFDNIPG, encoded by the coding sequence ATGGAGGACGAGGTCGACCGACTGGTGGCGGCATGGCGGCGGGAGCGCCCTGACCTCGACGTGGAACCGCTCGAGGTACTGAGCCGCGTCAGCAGGCTCGCGCGCCATCTCGACCGCGCCCGCAGGCTGGCGTTCTCCGAGCACGGCCTGGAGCCTTGGGAGTTCGACGTCCTGACGTCGCTGCGCCGCGCCGGCGCCCCCTACCAGCTCTCCCCCGGCCAGCTGTTGACCCAGACCCTGGTCACCTCCGGCACCATGACCAACCGCATCGACCGGCTCGCCAAGAAGGGCCTCGTCGAACGGCTCCCCGACCCCAGCGACCGCCGGGGTGTCCTGGTGCGGCTCACCCCCGAGGGCCGGGACCGCGCCGACCAGGCCCTCGCCGGGCTGCTGGCCCAGGAACGGGCGATCCTGGCCCAGCTCTCGCAGAGTCAGCGCGGTGACCTCGCCGGGCTGCTACGCCAGTTGACCGCTCCGTTCGACAACATCCCCGGCTAG